The genomic region CTAATCGAacatcaaaaatcaaaaaattttcataaaagaaatgaaacaTGTTACGATGAGAACAATTTTGTGTGTCGATATCGGAATTAGGACCCCCAGATTATAATTTAGATCTCCAGTTGATATTAATCATTAGTATTAGGAACTTGTGAGATGACATCCTGTGTGTGTTCTAGATGATCTTAGAAGTCGTGGGTTTGAACCCCACACATTATGTATGGGGTGTtgtttttattgtataatagGTGTTGGTTAGATTTAGTTTATTCGATATTATTGATCATAGTGTGATTGTTGTAATGAtctttgttagatattgatattcgatagaaatgattgtaatcgatttatttcaattaataatagtttatcgctcttacttcaaaaaaaagaaaaaaaaaacgtatTTATATAAGTACTTCAGGaaaaactgtaattttaatcctgtaagTTAGGGATTGCCAATTTTGATTCTGTTCAAATTAAAATCTGCAATTTGGTCTTATGACTCTCAAAATTATGGCAATTCTATTCATTTCTGGCTAATTTGACTGGAGAATTTCATATTATCAGTTATGCCAACATCTAAATTGGGGCTTCCGACGAACTTGATGATGAGGTAGTCCAGcatttcgttttttttttgttttttgaggCAAAAAGAACATAACAATTTGAAGAAACTTGTCATATCATTAAgtgatcatttttatttttagccAATTCATTCcgtaaaaacaaaataaatgttgAACTGTCAAGTCATCAAATTAGCCAAAAACcccaatttatatattgatacgACAGATGATGtggaaattttcaattaaattagtcagaagaactaaaattgccaaaaatttaaagttataggataaaattaggaattttaatttaaataagaccAAAATAGTCACTCCCAAGCTTACAGAATTTAAGTCACAttcttttccaattttttaattcgatGTCTatgtaaataaagaaaatactCAAAAGCATAtacaaatgataatttaatataaatattggatttatagaaaaatataacgaaaataaattatttaatattgaatagcaaaaaaaatattattatcttaataaaaatatatcatttggatttcaaaaaaatattattatcttaataaaaatatattatttaaataataaaatattaattaaaacagtAAAAACGTTATGAaaacatattgaaaaaaatagagaagaaaagtGGATGTAgaagttaagaaaaaaaatgaaaaatgaagaagagagagaaaaatagagattaataaaataattaaaaagttaacagactaaataattgaaaacacCAAAGCATAGTTTTCAattgggtgaatagcaatttatcccctgtgatattgaaaatgagcacattacccccctatgaaaaaaatatagcaatttactccctatgatattgaaaattagtatatggtcccttatgaaaaaaatatagtaaaaattgatatttatctttaattgaattaaaagtaacttattgtaggtcaaataatttttttcgaattaAACTATCGTCATAACAGTGTAGATATTTCTCTTCACATGTATTAACACATGAAAACGTacgagggtaatttgatcataaaaaaatttatttgacctgctcagattttttttctaatattttattaatatcatcaaattcaataaattttgactagtggaagaatttatttgttagatagaagcaaacctcagaggtgttagatgtaattttcgaAACCACAAAAAACTACGTATGATTTCACTAAACTTTAGAAGaaggaagtgtaattatctcttttatttttttaaaaaattcagtagtctttttttggttttttcaattatctctttctctttcaacttccatgtttctttttcttcccccactttctctatttttttaatatttaatttttaaaaagtaagaattatattatttatattttaaattaattgcacaTACATTTGAGTGTGTCGCACAAACACACTAGTTTTAACAATAGTTGTTGGTTTCGCATAACAGTAGttattggtaaattaaatgtatttaatattagtaatttgacgtatattaattattgatgattggaattcattatttgattataaccATTTTACCAAAACAAAGATAAACTTGTCCAATGAAACATCAAACTACTcatatgtattataaaaaaaaaaaaaggttctATAAACACAAAATGACGATTTTGACATAgtttattaatgtttttgtgatataaaaaataccgtcgactaataaaataattaatttattcaacttcccaagttttactttatattaactagttaattaatatattttatcttatttataatatattttaaaatataaaaaattatttattatatacacgtaGAGACAATGGGTTGGaatgaagaattttttgtGTCGATATCATGCCAAAAATGTAACTAAGATAGGcgattattgaaaattaatcatcaaaataattaataagggATTGCCTATTTTTGGAATTaggaaaaatatgtaattattataaagggataattatgtCTACATCTAATCTATGATCTATTTACAGAaactattatattataatcttttgaaaaattataattacagaaTCAAAATACTTTTGTTTGATTACGGCCCATCTCTGAGATGGGTCGAGACATGCTCAGTGTTTGGCGCCCTCATGCAGAAACATcatcactatgtttggtttcatttgtAACTTATTTTAGTGTGTTCTGTGgagatagaaaaagaaaaataaagataaataagtatgtgttagagatagtgtgtatgtttggatttgtttttgtggataatataaaataagtatggtatgttcgATATTGtttagtgggagacaaaaactactgttcattgtcaaatcatgtttcttatatatatatatatatatatatatatatatacagtaaaacctctataaattaataatcttgggaccatgaatttttattaatttagagagatattaatttatcgataaattaatattttattaattaaaagagagactttttaaatttaacaaatttagtacatatgtattgaaaataaatgaattcatatatgtttcattgattatattcatgcatcaatcaattctttgtaactaattaaatatattcatgttgtatacaattaactattatattcatagacgcATGTACCAATTGattggaattacttaaatatacatgtttacattaattcgttgtacttaaataactattatagctaattaaatatattcatgcatgatgatgaaacgtatactatataaatctcaataagaaaataaaataattcatgacACCTAACCATGTCTTTTCTtctaaaaggcatcgcaaaatcatccatgaatgatcaaatgcgtaaaacattacaaacttcatattttagtaaattaccataatatttataattataattttgaattattaatttagagttttaatgggacctaatatttataaagaaattttctgaaaaattattattttattatcttatcgaatttgatgattttttacaacggcccaagtcgggaccggaagattttattatattagagagtttattaatttataaagtattaatttatagaggttttactgtatatgtattagtatgtatataatttttttagttgtagggcCTATAATTACTGTAAACTTATTTTGCCCAAAAGCAAATGAGGCACTGTTttaaaacatttcaaaacactacctaaactttcaaaataaattaagacaaaCATTTACCATcgagatgggccaaaaatgaaaccaaacactatgcatatcttgatatttttctctcattgcatacatacacacacacacacacacacacatatttataaaactatatataaaatagacatGATTCGACAATGACCAGTATCGTTTGtcttttaaaatacaatattaaacatacaacactcaacatacacacacacgcacacacacatacatacatatatatatatatatatatataagaaacatgatttgacaataaaacATTGACTATCggctcccaaaacacaacatcaaatatacaaGCACTTATTTcaaactattttaaattatctttaaaaataaatctgaacataacatacttatttatctttatttctctCCGTCTCcataaaacataacaaaacattcagaaaatgaatccagacattatgaaaatttttgaaaaagtttcaCATACCCTCTGGAAGCATCAACATCACAAAACAAACTACTCttactttttattatcatgaatggtatatataattaatatgtgtAAGTTTTGTAAATAGATAATAAATGAGGGATACAAATGTAATTAtggttattatatttaaatttggtgttgGCATGTGAAGGGTGAGTAGAGCTGTTGCCTGTTGGCATTGCTGCTGCTTTTGAGACCACAGCCTTTGCTCCTCTGCCTCTGAAGATGACAGTTCATCACTCTCCAACTTTGTTTCTTAAgttttgcttttttatttttttattttttattttttttaaagtttccCTTGTTTGTTTAGTGTGAGTTTGGTTTGATACCAAAcgagcttttttttttttttttttaattttttgagttaattacacttaaatatCCTCtaatagaattatatttttttttagaaaaattttaaaaattatatttacaccctttttgaaattttttcatttacgTCTAATGCTTTTTCGTTAGTATTTTGtcgaaaaatactaatatcaacaaaatatttacgtaaatttttatttttactacttatttaatattcttatctaatattttatactataaAGGAAAATGGTGTAAttggaataaaatattattcggGAATTATTATCATTGGATAAAAATAGCCATTTATAAATGGAAAAgctagtcatttttttttgtactttttttacTTCCTATATATAGGGTGTGGTGAGCACTATTGTTACGTATAGTTTTTTAGGCATTAGATGAAATACTTGAATAAgacattttcaaaaaatagatgtaataataatgaataaaatgtgtagaaaataataaattgatgaaatattatttattaacatatcactcatatgtaaaatatgaaagtCATGGtcaaataaagacaaaatatattgaaaagtttgttcaagttttttggtatatttattatttattatttataatcgaAGAATAAAATGgcaattacatataaaaataaataacagaCATCGATTGGATACTAAAGtgatattaatgataaaactTGAATCTTTATTaagtcatttataattactcaGGTGCTAGTATGATATTAATAGTGATCACGAATTGAGACCACTTCCGTTTGAATCCTCTCGTCCAGATAATTCAAATGAGACCagtcttgctcaatttcatcaagtatttgttgagatttgaaaatttgaaatatttccgCCGTCAACGTTTCTGCTGAAATTGTTTGTGGTCGTTTTCTCCTCCGTTAGGACGAATCACGGCCTCAGACCATCACTTCTTGAATCCTCTCGTCCAAACGATTCCAACAAGCCCACAATtactcattttcatcaacatTTAACCGAGATtcgaattttttaattttttaatttgaggtCCCCAAGAGCCTAAAATTTGGATACCTCCCTCCTTTTATGGCCCAACCATTCTTTTGAATGGGCTTTGAGTTTgagttaattttaaatcaaattcaagtcttaattcaattaattttgaattaattaaataatgatagctcaaaattaatcaattcaattaaCCAGTTAGGTCGAGTCTTACAAATATAGGTGTTTGGTCTATTTTTAACAGTAGCacgtataatttatttttttatttgttttaaaattattaattaaatttaaaaatattattgtattcggtattaaatattataatagtatatatattggttgCTTGTAAAATATcaatctattttcaaaatatattttagtcaaATGACAGTTCAATTGAATACAAAGTTTGATGATGAATCAAGTAGAGATAGCATAATGAGCAATGGTGATGGCATCTTCAGGCCTGGAAGGTGGATGAGTCTTGTTCCTCATCCTCAATGCCTGGTAATCCTTGTACATGAATCCCCTGTACTTGGCCGCCTCCCCGGTCCCCCGTGTGAACTCAGGCAACGGCTCGACCCACTTATCGCCCTCCACGGTGTAGAAAAAGGCGAAAGAGTGACGGCTTCTTTCTCTACTCCTCACAACTCTATGAGTAGCActcttgaatttcttgttgCTCAATACCTACAACGCCAAATACTGCGAAAGTTAAGGAAACTGACAGTCTGGATATTCGGGATCCAGACAAGAGTAAGTAAGggtaaaatgatcattttgaTACTGATCAGACGACGGACCTGAATAACGTCGCCTAAGTTGACAACTATCGTGCCAGGGCAAGGCACAACGGGTATccaattttggtcatttttaaCCTCAAGCCCTCCAACTTCGTCCTGGACTACCAATGTAATGCAATTTCCATCTTCATGCTCAGTTATGCCGATGTTTTCTGTTTCAGTCGCCGGAAAGTAGCGCAGGGCAGCCATGAAATCCCAGCTTCTGTCTTGATTGTACTGTTTCAAGAAACCCGGAGGCAGCCCCAAGCAATCGTTCACGATTTTCTCTATAACTTCACCCGTCTGTCTTAAATGGTTGAACATCTCTTCTAACACGTCCCTATGTACATTATATAGCATTCCATGATGTTAAGAAACAAAGTGAAGTTGATCAACCCAAAAACATTGAATTCCGTCCATCTTTTGACATATAAAATTTAGGTTCTATATAACAAATTGTAAGGCGTCATGGATACAAAGGTTGTTGCTttactttaatattatttgtttcttttaataggaattgttgattaattataaacattCAATATtagttgttgtaatttactgaatacatttttaaaagataatctATAGTCACTCTATAAAacttgacataattacaaataaagtTTTGTTgttctgaaaattataaatacctccctTCCTCTCATCCGTAACGTCCAACGAGTTTCGTTCGCCtccattaggttttcattcaatttttatagtaaactactcaaaatactcctttcgaattatgaattataattttatgtcttttgttatcttctaaaatattaatatggaCTAACATGCATACTCgatgaattatttactttacatacacataatttttttttatattttttcaaatattgctttctttaaaagaaaaaaaatcaagggtATAGTAGTAATTTCTACTTCACTGTTCATGGgctacataaatattttagataattacactcccttcCCCTGAGTATGGTATACTTACACAGAGACCTCTTatggtttggtgtaattatatgtaaacctCTTGAATTTTGCTTCCGTCTTATAAATTcgttcattagtcaaaattcaccagatttttgatattaagaaaaagttggataaaaatttatatttacctttgATGGACTTATTACGATATATtgcaaatcaaacaaatctttttataacaaaattatgcTTATATATCTT from Sesamum indicum cultivar Zhongzhi No. 13 linkage group LG3, S_indicum_v1.0, whole genome shotgun sequence harbors:
- the LOC105157087 gene encoding flavonol synthase/flavanone 3-hydroxylase; translation: MAIPTVDLSPFFTDGGDDEDEKAAAVEIIKQACSDHGFFQVVNHNVPLDLMSRAMQLSKTFFAFPAEEKLKYSPGAAAPLPAGYSKQPDRSPDKNEYLLMFQPQSGFNVLPSDPPHFRDVLEEMFNHLRQTGEVIEKIVNDCLGLPPGFLKQYNQDRSWDFMAALRYFPATETENIGITEHEDGNCITLVVQDEVGGLEVKNDQNWIPVVPCPGTIVVNLGDVIQVLSNKKFKSATHRVVRSRERSRHSFAFFYTVEGDKWVEPLPEFTRGTGEAAKYRGFMYKDYQALRMRNKTHPPSRPEDAITIAHYAIST